The Haloterrigena turkmenica DSM 5511 genome includes the window GCCTGGAAACTGGGCGCGATCTCGCTGCCGCTATCGGTGCTGTTCGGCGACGACGCGCTCCGCTATCGGCTGACCGACAGCGAGGCCCGCGTCGCCGTCGTCGACGCGAGCCAATGGGAGACGATGCGTGAGGTCGCGCCCGACTGTCCCGCCCTCGAGTACGTGTTCGTCGTCGACGACGGAGAATCAGTCGACGGAGACGCGGACGAGGCGGCGCTCGAGGACGTAACCGTCGAACGATTCGACGAAGCCATCGACTGGGACGAGACGGCGTTCGACCGCGCCGACACCGACGTCGACACGCCCGCGATCGTCATGTACACCAGCGGAAGCACCGGCGAACCGAAGGGCGTGCTCCACACCCACGGCGTCTGGCTCGGCCACTGTCCCGCGTTCCAGATGTACTTCGAGCGCGACGTCCGCGACGGCGTCTACTGGACGCCCGCCGACTGGGCCTGGATCGGCGCACTCGGCGACCTCGTCTTCCCCGCCTGGCACTACGGGCAGCCGGTCGTCGGCTACCCGATGGGCTCGTTCGATCCCGAGCAGGCCTACGAACTCATGGCCGAGTTCGACGTGACGAACGCGTTCGTCCCGCCGACCGCGATCCGGATGCTCATGAACGTAGCGGACCCGACCGACCGGTACGACCTCTCGCTCGAGGCGATCTGTTCGGGCGGCGAACCCCTGACTCGGGAGATCCTCGAGTGGGCCGACGAGGAACTCGCCGGCGTGGTCGTCAACGAACTCTACGGCCAGACGGAGGCGAACCTGCTCGTGACGAACTGCCGGGAGTGGTTCCCCGCGAAGCCGGGCAGCATGGGGCAGCCGGTGCCGGGCCACGACGTCGCCGTCCTCGATCCGGAGACGGGCGAGCGGGTCGAATCGGGTGAGATCGGCGAGATCGCGGTCCGCCGCGGCGACGATCCCGTGATTTTCGAGGAGTACTGGAACGCCCCGGAGAAGACGGAGGCGGTGACGCTTAAGGACGGGCCGGACGGGACCGTCTGGCACCTGACCGGCGATCTGGCCAAACGTGATGAGGACGGCTACTGCTGGTTCACCTCGCGGGACGACGACCTCATCATCACGAGCGGTTACCGGGTCGCGCCGCGGGAGGTCGAGGAAACGATCCTCGCACACGACG containing:
- a CDS encoding AMP-binding protein is translated as MAYTVTLEGETYDAASESFAWDVPDEFNAAADLVGKHDDGERVALYQVDDDGGHEEYTFDDLDERSNAVATALASRGLEREDRVAVVVPQKPANVLTHLAAWKLGAISLPLSVLFGDDALRYRLTDSEARVAVVDASQWETMREVAPDCPALEYVFVVDDGESVDGDADEAALEDVTVERFDEAIDWDETAFDRADTDVDTPAIVMYTSGSTGEPKGVLHTHGVWLGHCPAFQMYFERDVRDGVYWTPADWAWIGALGDLVFPAWHYGQPVVGYPMGSFDPEQAYELMAEFDVTNAFVPPTAIRMLMNVADPTDRYDLSLEAICSGGEPLTREILEWADEELAGVVVNELYGQTEANLLVTNCREWFPAKPGSMGQPVPGHDVAVLDPETGERVESGEIGEIAVRRGDDPVIFEEYWNAPEKTEAVTLKDGPDGTVWHLTGDLAKRDEDGYCWFTSRDDDLIITSGYRVAPREVEETILAHDAVEQVGVVGVPDETRGEIIKAVVQPVSGETGSDELRSEIRNRVREKLAEYEYPREIEFVDELPTTTTGKIRRTELV